In one window of Henckelia pumila isolate YLH828 chromosome 1, ASM3356847v2, whole genome shotgun sequence DNA:
- the LOC140889697 gene encoding probable LRR receptor-like serine/threonine-protein kinase At1g74360, giving the protein MMSEEDYDDHFRFHLASLCFLILIAGKVVLGDSLETDKQVLLQLRSFLEQENPVIANQGRYRKWNPKDSSPCIWSGISCNETMNRVVGIDLFHSSINGKVFSNFSALTELMYLDLSGNTISGAIPEDLGRCENLRFLNLSHNIISGELNLTGLGNLEVLDLSINRIEVDVLLVVPRKCENLVVANVSSNNITGDVKAIFEKCQNLKFVDLSVNHLEGDIRPGFDGIEELSLANNRFSGPVPSLIFTKNCSLRVLELSENEFHGEFPAEISNCKNLEVLNLWGNKFSGRIPKEIGSLPNLQALYLGKNNFSREIPETLIDLRNMKFLDLSRNGFGGDIQTIFGRLTQVKFLLLHYNAYTGGIYSSGILNLPQIARLDLSFNNFSGSLPLGISQMASLKLLILAYNQFTGNIPFEYGNLTGLQALDLSYNKLNGSIPPTLGNLSSLLWLMLANNSLTGEIPQEIGNCGSLLWLNLANNQLSGRIPSQLTRIGMNVTPTFLFNRQNDDQIAAGSGECLAMKRWIPADYPPFSFVYNLLTSKNCRNLWDKLLKGDGLFSICLPGSKIRANQISGYVQISGNQLSGGIPVEIGNMVNFSVLNLGSNQFNGKLPSEIEHLSLVVLNVSRNAFSGEIPWQIGNINCLQNLDLSYNNFSGVFPASFSNWSDLNQFNLSYNPHITGVIPDTGQLATFDKWSFLGDPLLRLPSFMQNDTNQTSESTKARNKNNRVQSSFLTAFVLTLTFLFCASLMGCSLVKRSINKSRYISHGSCDQTEFASSSSSSSQSSMVKVIQLDKMAFTHYDILKATQGFSDDRIIGRGGSGIVYRGNLPDGREVAVKKLRTDGLEGEKEFKAEMELLSGNGFGWPHPNLVTLYGWCLNGMEKLLVYEYMEGGSLENLITDRVRLNWRGRLDVALDVAQALVFLHHECFPSVLHRDVKASNVLLDKNGKACVTDFGLARVVDAGGTHVSTMVAGTVGYVAPEYGQTWQATTKGDVYSYGVLVMELATGRQAIDGGEESLIEWAKRVVEEEKNVFKLISGLEEGVGEMSELLKIGLRCTAESPHLRPSMKEVLAMLFKISCRQIPDVSSG; this is encoded by the exons ATGATGTCAGAAGAAGACTACGACGATCATTTTCGGTTTCATTTGGCTTCTCTGTGTTTCTTGATTCTCATTGCAG GAAAAGTTGTTCTTGGAGATTCACTGGAGACAGATAAACAAGTTCTGTTGCAGCTCAGATCATTTCTGGAGCAAGAAAATCCAGTCATTGCAAATCAAGGGAGATATAGGAAATGGAATCCAAAAGATTCATCACCTTGCATTTGGTCTGGAATTTCTTGCAATGAAACCATGAATCGTGTGGTTGGCATCGACCTTTTCCATAGCAGTATAAATGGAAAAGTCTTTAGTAACTTCTCTGCTTTAACCGAACTAATGTATCTCGATTTATCAGGAAACACGATAAGTGGGGCCATACCGGAAGATTTAGGCCGGTGTGAGAATCTTAGGTTCTTGAATTTGTCACATAATATCATAAGTGGGGAGCTTAACTTGACTGGACTTGGTAATTTGGAGGTTCTTGATCTGTCCATTAATAGAATTGAGGTTGATGTTTTGCTAGTTGTTCCAAGAAAATGCGAAAATTTGGTAGTTGCAAATGTTTCTAGTAATAATATCACAGGTGACGTGAAGGCAATCTTTGAAAAGTGTCAGAATTTGAAGTTTGTTGATCTAAGTGTAAATCATTTGGAGGGAGATATAAGGCCCGGATTTGATGGTATTGAAGAGCTTTCGCTGGCAAACAACAGATTTTCAGGTCCAGTCCCCTCcttgattttcaccaagaatTGCAGCCTTCGTGTCTTGGAATTGTCTGAAAATGAGTTTCATGGAGAATTTCCTGCAGAAATTTCTAACTGCAAGAATCTGGAGGTGTTAAATTTATGGGGGAACAAGTTTAGCGGGCGAATTCCAAAAGAAATAGGGTCATTACCCAATCTGCAAGCACTTTACTTGggtaaaaacaatttttcaaGAGAGATTCCGGAAACTTTAATCGACCTAAGAAACATGAAGTTTCTTGATTTAAGCAGAAATGGCTTTGGAGGAGATATACAAACGATATTTGGGAGATTGACTCAAGTGAAATTTCTCCTGTTGCATTATAATGCATACACTGGAGGAATATATTCGTCTGGGATTCTTAATCTGCCCCAAATTGCTAGATTGGACTTAAGTTTCAACAATTTCTCAGGGTCATTACCACTTGGAATTTCTCAAATGGCAAGTTTAAAGCTCTTGATTCTCGCCTATAATCAGTTCACTGGAAATATACCATTTGAGTACGGAAATCTCACAGGACTTCAAGCTCTTGATCTTTCCTACAACAAGTTAAACGGCTCAATCCCACCGACTTTAGGAAATTTAAGCTCCCTTCTGTGGTTGATGCTTGCCAACAACTCATTAACCGGTGAAATCCCACAAGAAATAGGGAATTGTGGCAGCTTGTTATGGCTAAATCTTGCAAATAACCAACTTTCAGGCCGGATTCCATCTCAGTTGACAAGAATTGGCATGAATGTGACACCTACGTTTCTGTTCAATAGGCAAAATGACGATCAGATTGCTGCTGGCTCAGGGGAATGCTTGGCTATGAAGAGGTGGATTCCCGCAGATTATCCCCCATTTAGCTTCGTATACAACCTTCTTACAAGTAAAAACTGTAGAAATCTTTGGGATAAGCTGTTAAAAGGGGATGGTCTATTTTCAATCTGCTTGCCGGGTTCCAAGATTCGGGCTAATCAGATATCGGGATATGTCCAGATCAGTGGCAATCAGTTATCCGGTGGCATCCCGGTTGAGATTGGAAATATGGTCAATTTCAGTGTGCTGAATCTGGGATCCAATCAATTCAATGGAAAACTTCCTTCAGAGATTGAACACTTGTCTCTAGTAGTCCTCAATGTTTCAAGAAATGCCTTCTCTGGAGAAATTCCCTGGCAGATTGGCAACATCAATTGTTTGCAGAACCTGGATTTGTCGTATAATAATTTCTCGGGTGTATTTCCTGCTAGCTTCAGCAACTGGAGTGATCTGAACCAGTTTAACTTATCCTACAATCCACATATAACTGGTGTTATACCAGATACAGGTCAACTTGCAACTTTTGATAAGTGGTCGTTTCTTGGTGATCCACTGTTACGTCTCCCTTCATTCATGCAAAATGATACTAATCAAACATCAGAAAGCACGAAGGCAAGAAATAAGAACAATAGAGTTCAAAGTTCATTTTTGACGGCTTTTGTTCTTACCCTCACTTTTCTATTTTGTGCATCACTTATGGGTTGCAGCCTTGTGAAACGCTCGATTAACAAATCAAGATATATTTCTCATGGTTCTTGTGATCAAACTGAATTTGCATCAAGCTCAAGTTCATCTTCACAATCAAGCATGGTGAAAGTTATCCAACTGGATAAAATGGCATTCACACATTATGACATCTTGAAGGCTACTCAAGGCTTTTCAGATGACAGAATCATTGGTAGAGGGGGATCTGGAATCGTTTATCGAGGAAATTTACCTGATGGTAGGGAAGTAGCAGTAAAGAAACTAAGAACGGACGGTCTAGAAGGCGAAAAAGAATTTAAAGCTGAAATGGAGCTGTTGAGTGGAAACGGATTTGGGTGGCCGCATCCAAATCTTGTCACACTATACGGTTGGTGCCTAAATGGGATGGAGAAATTACTTGTCTACGAGTACATGGAAGGGGGAAGCCTCGAAAATCTCATAACAGATCGTGTAAGGCTCAATTGGAGGGGTCGTCTAGATGTAGCACTTGATGTCGCACAAGCATTAGTCTTTCTACACCACGAGTGTTTCCCAAGTGTACTTCATAGAGATGTTAAAGCTAGTAACGTGCTTCTTGATAAGAATGGAAAGGCTTGTGTCACGGATTTTGGGCTAGCACGAGTGGTGGATGCTGGAGGTACTCATGTGAGCACAATGGTGGCAGGAACAGTAGGATATGTTGCACCTGAATATGGACAGACATGGCAAGCAACGACAAAAGGGGACGTTTACAGTTACGGAGTTCTGGTAATGGAGCTAGCAACTGGAAGACAAGCCATTGATGGTGGCGAAGAGAGTTTGATTGAATGGGCTAAAAGGGTTgtggaagaagaaaaaaatgtaTTCAAGTTGATTTCAGGTCTTGAAGAAGGAGTGGGAGAGATGAGTGAATTGCTCAAAATCGGTCTACGATGCACTGCCGAAAGTCCTCATTTGAGGCCTAGTATGAAGGAAGTGTTAGCTATGTTATTCAAGATTTCTTGTAGACAAATTCCAGATGTGAGTTCAGGATAG